Proteins encoded together in one Desulfurispira natronophila window:
- a CDS encoding FAD-binding and (Fe-S)-binding domain-containing protein, translated as MTTPLKLNPQDIANLPAAYQDFYREITPHFSDTEIIADPLRTLAYGTDASFYRLVPKLVIKTSGSSQVVALLQAASRLNIPLTFRAAGTSLSGQAISDSVLVLLSSGWTDCQIHQQGQSITLGPAVIGSDANRQLQEYGRKIGPDPASINHAMIGGIAANNASGMCCGTTDNSYKTVVDMKILFYDGTELDTGDSLSIENFRQQHSKLVSQIETMRDEIMADPELAELIRHKFKIKNTTGYGLNALVDFHDPIEIIKHLMIGSEGTLGFISQLTYRTIANYQHKASCLALFPNIEQACQAVMHLNRDLVAAAELMDRKALQSVEDKPGMPEYLRTLDSDVCSLLIEVDAKDNETLQQRIAAATKALEPIPAVRPLEFSTDPQVCAQLWNIRKGLFPAVGAMRTMGTTVIIEDVAFPMEHMATATSQLRHMLDEHGYPDSIIFGHALDGNVHFVFTQDFARPDHLEQYEKLMQEVSTMVSASYGGSLKAEHGTGRNMAPFVEMEWGEKAYQLMRRIKSAFDPQGILNPGVIINDDPQAHLKDLKHLPATHDLIDQCIECGFCEVNCPSRELTLTPRQRITTQRYITSLRAHNGNRSLLQRIEKDYQYMGEATCAADGLCATTCPVDIDTGSHTKDLRSQQNSAMAQKVATFCAQKFAPLTSVISLALGFTHLLHRTFGATLLRGVTRTVRRLSGNRIAAWDPWFPKAASFRPKFSEVPTQEEGKFGMKQVVYFPACVSRSMGPAHHDHDQRSLTEAMLSLLSKAGYEVIYPKNLKSLCCGTPFESKGFMEQADAMSSELEKELLVASSQGQIPVLCDTSPCLYRMRRVMDSRLQLMEPVEFIHDHLLDKLQLTPLPETVAIHITCSATKMNLQPKFQAVASACATNVVSPAEIKCCGFAGDRGFNYPELNASALAPLRGALPADCQQGYSNSRTCEIGLSQHSGISYQSIVYLVDRVAKAQATSS; from the coding sequence ATGACAACTCCTCTCAAACTCAACCCCCAGGATATTGCCAACCTCCCTGCTGCCTACCAGGATTTTTACCGCGAAATAACCCCTCATTTCAGCGATACTGAAATCATTGCCGACCCCCTGCGCACACTGGCCTACGGCACCGATGCCAGCTTCTACCGACTTGTCCCCAAGCTGGTGATAAAGACCTCCGGCTCCTCGCAGGTAGTGGCACTGCTACAAGCCGCATCACGTCTGAATATCCCCCTCACGTTTCGTGCAGCAGGAACCAGCCTTTCCGGGCAGGCCATCTCCGACTCGGTACTCGTGCTACTCTCCAGCGGTTGGACGGACTGCCAAATCCACCAGCAAGGCCAGTCCATCACCCTCGGCCCTGCGGTCATTGGCTCAGATGCCAACCGCCAATTGCAGGAGTATGGTCGCAAGATTGGTCCCGACCCAGCCTCTATTAACCACGCCATGATCGGCGGGATTGCTGCCAACAATGCCAGCGGCATGTGTTGTGGCACCACCGACAACAGCTACAAGACTGTCGTGGACATGAAAATTCTTTTTTACGACGGCACTGAGCTGGACACTGGCGACTCCCTTTCCATTGAAAACTTCCGACAGCAGCACAGCAAACTGGTCAGCCAGATAGAGACCATGCGGGACGAAATTATGGCTGACCCGGAGCTGGCGGAGCTTATACGCCATAAATTTAAAATCAAAAACACCACTGGCTACGGCCTTAATGCCCTGGTAGATTTCCACGACCCCATAGAAATCATTAAGCACCTCATGATCGGCTCCGAGGGCACCCTGGGCTTTATTTCCCAGCTCACCTATCGCACCATAGCCAACTATCAGCACAAGGCGTCTTGTCTGGCGCTTTTTCCCAACATCGAACAGGCATGCCAGGCAGTTATGCACCTGAACCGCGACCTGGTTGCCGCGGCGGAGCTAATGGATCGAAAAGCCTTGCAATCCGTGGAGGATAAACCGGGAATGCCAGAATACCTGCGCACCCTTGACTCCGATGTCTGCAGCCTGCTTATCGAGGTTGACGCCAAAGACAACGAAACCTTGCAGCAGCGAATTGCTGCTGCCACCAAAGCTCTGGAACCCATTCCTGCTGTGCGACCACTGGAATTCAGCACCGACCCCCAGGTCTGTGCCCAGCTGTGGAACATTCGCAAAGGACTCTTCCCAGCAGTGGGAGCCATGCGCACCATGGGAACCACCGTCATAATTGAAGACGTCGCCTTCCCCATGGAACATATGGCCACGGCTACCAGTCAGCTCCGTCATATGCTGGATGAGCACGGCTATCCTGACTCCATTATTTTTGGCCACGCTCTGGATGGCAACGTCCACTTTGTCTTTACCCAGGACTTTGCCCGGCCCGACCACTTGGAGCAGTATGAGAAACTTATGCAGGAAGTCAGCACCATGGTCTCCGCCAGCTACGGTGGCTCGCTGAAAGCTGAGCACGGAACCGGACGTAACATGGCGCCGTTTGTGGAGATGGAGTGGGGAGAAAAAGCTTACCAGCTTATGCGCCGCATCAAGAGCGCTTTCGATCCACAGGGAATCCTCAACCCGGGAGTTATTATTAACGACGACCCCCAAGCCCACCTCAAGGACCTCAAGCACTTGCCCGCCACCCATGATCTGATCGACCAGTGCATTGAGTGCGGATTCTGCGAAGTCAACTGCCCATCCAGGGAGCTGACCCTGACCCCTCGTCAACGCATAACTACCCAGCGCTATATCACCAGCCTGCGGGCACATAACGGCAACCGAAGCCTGTTACAGCGAATTGAAAAAGACTATCAATACATGGGAGAGGCCACCTGCGCCGCTGACGGCCTTTGCGCTACCACCTGCCCCGTAGATATTGATACTGGCTCCCACACCAAAGATCTGCGCAGCCAGCAGAACAGCGCTATGGCACAAAAAGTAGCTACTTTTTGTGCACAAAAATTCGCCCCCCTGACTTCAGTTATCAGCCTGGCCTTGGGCTTCACTCACCTTTTACATCGAACCTTTGGCGCCACCCTTCTGAGAGGAGTCACACGGACGGTTCGCCGCCTCAGTGGTAATCGTATAGCTGCCTGGGACCCGTGGTTTCCCAAAGCCGCTTCATTTCGTCCAAAATTTTCGGAGGTTCCGACGCAGGAAGAAGGGAAGTTTGGGATGAAGCAGGTAGTCTATTTCCCCGCCTGCGTAAGCCGCAGCATGGGCCCTGCCCACCACGATCACGACCAGCGCAGCTTGACTGAAGCCATGCTCAGCCTGCTCAGCAAAGCTGGTTACGAAGTCATTTATCCAAAAAATCTCAAAAGCCTCTGTTGCGGAACACCCTTCGAAAGTAAGGGCTTTATGGAGCAGGCAGACGCCATGAGCAGCGAGCTGGAAAAAGAGCTCCTCGTTGCCAGCAGTCAAGGGCAAATCCCCGTACTGTGCGACACCAGCCCCTGCCTTTACCGCATGCGCAGGGTCATGGATTCACGCCTGCAGCTCATGGAGCCAGTGGAGTTCATCCACGACCACCTGCTGGACAAACTGCAACTGACACCGCTGCCGGAAACCGTGGCCATTCATATAACCTGCAGCGCCACTAAAATGAACTTGCAGCCCAAGTTTCAGGCCGTTGCCAGCGCCTGCGCTACCAATGTGGTCTCGCCAGCAGAAATCAAGTGCTGCGGATTTGCCGGTGACCGCGGCTTCAACTATCCCGAGCTCAATGCCTCAGCCCTGGCACCTCTGCGCGGCGCCCTGCCTGCAGACTGCCAGCAAGGGTACTCCAATAGCCGCACCTGCGAAATCGGACTCTCGCAGCACAGTGGCATCAGCTACCAGTCCATTGTCTACCTCGTGGATAGAGTGGCCAAAGCGCAGGCGACCTCCAGCTGA